A genomic window from Nocardioides sp. BP30 includes:
- a CDS encoding glycerophosphodiester phosphodiesterase — MLAFAHRGGAYHPEIEGLENTLAAFEHAVALGYTHLETDVHVTRDGALLAFHDDVLDRVTDSTGSILDLTLQEVRGARIAGDHQVPTLAELFDAFPDASFNIDLKSDGAGPALARFLDERGAHERVVVGSFGGRRLRAFRRLTGGKVATSAHPAEVAAYLLSPSLRLARLAIGDDFVAFQVPHRRIVRGRVLPIVTRRFVERAHRAGKQVHVWTIDDPEEMRELLDLGVDGLMTDRTDLLRDVLAARGQWPAGGGA; from the coding sequence GTGCTCGCCTTCGCCCACCGGGGCGGGGCCTACCACCCCGAGATCGAGGGGCTGGAGAACACCCTCGCCGCCTTCGAGCATGCGGTGGCGCTCGGCTACACCCACCTCGAGACCGACGTCCACGTGACGCGCGACGGCGCGCTGCTGGCCTTCCACGACGACGTGCTGGATCGCGTCACCGACAGCACCGGCTCGATCCTCGACCTCACCCTCCAGGAGGTCCGCGGCGCCCGCATCGCGGGTGACCACCAGGTGCCGACACTGGCCGAGCTGTTCGACGCGTTCCCCGACGCCTCGTTCAACATCGACCTCAAGTCGGACGGCGCCGGCCCCGCACTGGCGCGGTTCCTCGACGAGCGGGGGGCACACGAGCGGGTCGTGGTCGGCTCGTTCGGCGGACGCCGCCTGCGCGCCTTCCGTCGGCTGACCGGCGGCAAGGTCGCTACCAGTGCTCACCCGGCGGAGGTGGCGGCGTACCTGCTCTCCCCCAGCCTCCGGCTGGCCCGGCTGGCCATCGGCGACGACTTCGTCGCCTTCCAGGTGCCGCACCGACGCATCGTGCGCGGCCGGGTGCTACCGATCGTCACGCGACGCTTCGTCGAGCGCGCCCACCGCGCCGGGAAACAGGTACACGTGTGGACCATCGACGATCCCGAGGAGATGAGGGAGCTGCTGGACCTCGGGGTGGACGGACTGATGACCGACCGTACCGATCTGCTGCGCGACGTCCTGGCGGCTCGCGGCCAGTGGCCGGCGGGAGGCGGGGCATGA
- a CDS encoding MFS transporter, whose protein sequence is MTVDSSSERPGLGDFAPVLRRRQQKAWNWYDWANSAFYTTVLTVLFGPFMITVAGRAAGCGDSPDDTCKRTVDVLGLHLAAGSLPSYLTSFATIASAVVLPVVGALVDRSHHKKWHLGGSAWAGAFAAALLFFMHGDHWRLGAVAVVVSSILGGCSLVSYYAILVDISTEDERDMASSRGWAFGYLGGGLLLLVNLVMVQGHDAFGLSKELAVRLSLLSAALWWAGFTVIPVLRLRDVPPRGLEPAAGGLWQRSFGQLVVTLREMRAFPMTVTFLLAYLFYNDGIQTVIYSASIYGSKQLHFSDSVLIAAILMIQFVAFGGALFFGRWASRYGAYRCLLYGTYAWMAIVVLAMFLPERNVGLFLAIGVAIALVMGGTQALSRSFFSLLIPRGREGEYFALYNACERGTSWFGTLLFGIVFQVSGSYRPAIVSLVLFFVLGAFFLLRLDPRRGIEEAGNRVPVAV, encoded by the coding sequence ATGACGGTGGACTCCTCGTCGGAGCGTCCCGGCCTGGGCGACTTCGCCCCGGTGCTACGACGCCGCCAGCAGAAGGCATGGAACTGGTACGACTGGGCCAACTCGGCCTTCTACACCACCGTGCTGACCGTCCTGTTCGGTCCGTTCATGATCACCGTCGCCGGGCGGGCGGCGGGCTGCGGCGACAGCCCGGACGACACCTGCAAGCGGACGGTCGACGTGCTGGGGCTCCACCTGGCGGCGGGCTCGCTGCCGTCGTACCTGACCAGCTTCGCGACGATCGCCAGTGCCGTCGTCCTTCCGGTCGTGGGCGCGCTGGTGGACCGCTCGCACCACAAGAAGTGGCACCTGGGCGGTTCCGCATGGGCTGGGGCCTTCGCCGCCGCGCTGCTGTTCTTCATGCACGGGGACCATTGGCGGCTCGGCGCCGTCGCGGTGGTGGTGAGCTCGATCCTGGGCGGCTGCTCCCTGGTGAGCTACTACGCGATCCTCGTCGACATCTCGACCGAGGACGAGCGGGACATGGCCTCCTCGCGAGGATGGGCGTTCGGCTACCTCGGTGGCGGCCTCCTGCTGCTGGTGAACCTGGTGATGGTGCAGGGCCACGACGCGTTCGGGCTGAGCAAGGAGCTCGCGGTCCGGCTCTCACTCCTCTCGGCGGCGCTGTGGTGGGCCGGGTTCACCGTCATCCCCGTGCTCCGGTTGCGCGATGTCCCACCGCGGGGCCTCGAGCCGGCCGCAGGGGGCCTGTGGCAGCGTTCCTTCGGTCAGCTGGTGGTCACCCTGCGCGAGATGCGGGCCTTCCCCATGACGGTGACCTTCCTGCTCGCCTACCTCTTCTACAACGACGGCATCCAGACGGTCATCTACAGCGCCTCCATCTACGGGTCCAAGCAGCTGCACTTCTCCGACTCGGTGCTGATCGCTGCGATCCTGATGATCCAGTTCGTCGCCTTCGGCGGAGCGCTGTTCTTCGGTCGGTGGGCGAGCCGGTACGGCGCCTACCGCTGCCTGCTCTACGGCACCTACGCGTGGATGGCCATCGTCGTGCTGGCGATGTTCCTGCCGGAGCGCAACGTGGGGCTGTTCCTGGCGATCGGGGTGGCCATCGCCCTGGTCATGGGTGGGACCCAGGCGCTCTCGCGCTCGTTCTTCAGCCTGCTGATCCCGCGCGGGCGCGAGGGCGAGTACTTCGCGCTCTACAACGCCTGCGAGCGGGGCACCTCCTGGTTCGGCACCCTGCTGTTCGGCATCGTCTTCCAGGTCAGCGGTTCCTACCGGCCGGCGATCGTCTCGCTGGTGCTCTTCTTCGTCCTCGGGGCCTTCTTCCTGCTGCGGTTGGATCCGCGGCGCGGCATCGAGGAGGCCGGGAACCGGGTCCCTGTTGCTGTGTAG
- a CDS encoding RNA polymerase-binding protein RbpA, which translates to MAERTLRGARLGGQSFEDERGIEFAARQQVGYRCPQGHQFEITMSDEAEVPTTWECPRCGAEALNIAGNQPEEKNEKPVRTHWDMLLERRSESELEDILKERLDLLRGGEIGPAHLHRPSKKRAGV; encoded by the coding sequence ATGGCAGAGCGCACATTGCGCGGTGCCCGGCTCGGCGGCCAGAGCTTCGAGGACGAGCGCGGCATCGAGTTCGCAGCGCGTCAGCAGGTGGGATATCGCTGCCCGCAGGGACATCAGTTCGAGATCACCATGTCGGACGAGGCCGAGGTGCCCACGACGTGGGAGTGCCCGCGCTGCGGGGCCGAGGCGCTGAACATCGCCGGCAACCAGCCGGAGGAGAAGAACGAGAAGCCCGTCCGCACCCACTGGGACATGCTGCTGGAGCGACGCTCGGAGAGCGAGCTCGAGGACATCCTCAAGGAGCGGCTCGACCTGTTGCGCGGTGGCGAGATCGGCCCGGCCCACCTGCACCGGCCCAGCAAGAAGCGGGCCGGCGTCTGA
- a CDS encoding FxsA family protein: MSTVHQPRRRRWPWVLLLAFVVLPVLEIYVIIQVGHVIGAWWTVALLIADSVVGSWLVRREGSRAFEALRVALSSGRMPAKELADGALILVGGTLMIAPGFVTDLAGFFLILPFTRPLARRVLATVVARRLLGPRGGSNGTRPGAGPQGPVIRGEVVDP, from the coding sequence GTGAGCACTGTGCATCAGCCCCGCCGACGACGATGGCCCTGGGTGCTGCTGCTCGCCTTCGTGGTGCTGCCGGTGCTGGAGATCTACGTCATCATCCAGGTGGGGCACGTCATCGGTGCCTGGTGGACGGTCGCGCTGCTCATCGCCGACTCCGTGGTCGGCAGCTGGCTGGTCAGGCGGGAGGGCTCGCGCGCGTTCGAGGCGCTGCGGGTGGCGCTGAGCAGCGGTCGGATGCCCGCCAAGGAGCTCGCCGACGGGGCCCTGATCCTCGTCGGTGGCACGCTGATGATCGCGCCCGGTTTCGTCACCGACCTGGCCGGCTTCTTCCTGATCCTGCCGTTCACCCGACCGCTGGCGCGCCGGGTCCTTGCCACCGTGGTGGCGCGGAGGTTGCTCGGGCCGCGCGGAGGCTCGAACGGCACTCGCCCCGGCGCCGGTCCGCAGGGACCGGTCATCCGGGGCGAGGTGGTCGATCCGTGA
- the lnt gene encoding apolipoprotein N-acyltransferase, whose translation MPRRLLLALVAGVALSLAFEPATLPWVIPFAIAARLVSLRGLSPRAALAPGAAFGVAFYFTHIWWMHAVGIGAWLALSAAIAVFLTALSAIDAVLLRLRAWPLWTALSWVAIEWARSTWPFGGMPWGRLAFAVIDTPLAPALPYLGTAGVGFVLALLGALVALVAVDAAARRRAAATLVLLCVLLVLPVWRPWHGRVMGHVDVAAVQGNVPGDGDVLDNFRAITASHVALSEQLARSVASGKEPKPAFVLWPENSTATDPLTDAQTNSGIWQAVRSLQVPIVVGGLPDAPDRTHVLNQGIVWDPVTGPGDRYTKHHPVPFGEYLPMRGLIGRHNFGGLRDFSYDMVAGTRRTPLRVAGIPVADAICFDIAYDDVVDAQVRNGGRLLTVQTSNASFMGTAQIAQQFAITRVQAVTTGRYAVVASLNGVSGVIAPDGRVVATLPTRTAAVLDRDVALLGGTTPAVRLGTVPGQAAAWVVLARLALVPIAGRRRRSPHARIRWGGLR comes from the coding sequence GTGCCACGTCGCCTGCTGCTCGCCCTCGTCGCCGGCGTGGCGCTCTCGCTGGCCTTCGAGCCGGCCACCCTGCCCTGGGTGATCCCGTTCGCGATCGCGGCGCGGCTCGTCAGCCTGCGCGGACTCTCGCCCCGAGCCGCACTGGCGCCCGGCGCGGCCTTCGGTGTCGCCTTCTACTTCACCCATATCTGGTGGATGCATGCGGTGGGGATCGGCGCGTGGCTGGCGCTGTCGGCGGCCATCGCCGTGTTCCTCACCGCCCTGAGCGCGATCGACGCCGTCCTGCTGCGGCTGCGGGCGTGGCCCCTGTGGACAGCGCTGTCGTGGGTCGCCATCGAGTGGGCGCGCAGCACCTGGCCGTTCGGGGGGATGCCGTGGGGTCGGCTGGCGTTCGCCGTGATCGACACGCCGCTGGCACCTGCGCTGCCCTACCTCGGCACCGCCGGCGTGGGCTTCGTGCTGGCGCTCCTGGGCGCTCTCGTGGCCCTCGTGGCGGTGGATGCGGCCGCACGCCGGCGTGCCGCGGCGACGTTGGTGCTGCTGTGCGTGCTGCTCGTCCTTCCGGTGTGGCGCCCCTGGCACGGTCGGGTGATGGGTCACGTCGACGTGGCGGCGGTTCAGGGCAATGTGCCCGGCGACGGAGACGTCCTGGACAACTTCCGCGCCATCACCGCCAGCCACGTCGCGCTGAGCGAGCAGCTGGCGCGCAGCGTGGCGAGCGGGAAGGAGCCCAAGCCGGCGTTCGTCCTCTGGCCGGAGAACTCCACCGCGACCGATCCGCTCACCGACGCGCAGACCAACAGCGGCATCTGGCAGGCGGTGCGCTCGCTCCAGGTACCGATCGTGGTCGGTGGCCTTCCCGACGCTCCCGACCGCACCCACGTGCTCAACCAGGGCATCGTGTGGGACCCGGTGACCGGCCCGGGGGACCGCTACACCAAGCACCATCCGGTGCCGTTCGGCGAGTACCTCCCGATGCGCGGCCTGATCGGCCGGCACAACTTCGGCGGACTCCGCGACTTCTCCTACGACATGGTCGCCGGGACCCGCCGTACGCCGCTTCGGGTCGCGGGGATCCCGGTCGCCGACGCGATCTGCTTCGACATCGCCTACGACGACGTGGTCGACGCGCAGGTGCGCAACGGCGGCCGCCTGCTGACCGTCCAGACGAGCAACGCCAGCTTCATGGGGACCGCACAGATCGCTCAGCAGTTCGCGATCACGCGGGTCCAGGCGGTGACCACCGGCCGGTACGCCGTCGTGGCCTCGCTCAACGGCGTCAGCGGCGTGATCGCCCCGGACGGCCGCGTGGTCGCGACGCTGCCGACGAGGACTGCCGCGGTGCTGGACCGCGACGTGGCGCTGCTCGGCGGTACGACGCCGGCGGTCCGCCTCGGAACGGTGCCCGGTCAGGCCGCCGCGTGGGTGGTGCTGGCCCGGCTGGCCCTCGTCCCGATCGCCGGCCGCCGCCGGCGGTCCCCTCATGCGCGGATCCGCTGGGGCGGGTTGCGATAA
- a CDS encoding Lrp/AsnC family transcriptional regulator, producing MSDDVESKDRLILELLAADGRMSYTDLGKATGLSTSAVHQRVKRLEQRGLILGYGATVNHAELGLPLTAFVALTLIDPHLPDDYAERLRHFPEIESCWSVAGEDSYILKVRSSTPAELEALLTRVRQTAHVTTRTTIVLSTYYENRPVGHAEIAHQTSARAATLAAELAAAQAATLAAQADAEDTPA from the coding sequence ATGAGCGACGACGTGGAGTCCAAGGACCGGCTGATCCTGGAGCTGCTCGCCGCCGACGGCCGGATGTCCTACACGGACCTGGGCAAGGCGACGGGGCTGTCGACCAGCGCGGTGCACCAGCGGGTCAAGCGGCTGGAGCAGCGTGGCCTGATCCTGGGGTACGGCGCCACCGTCAACCACGCCGAGCTCGGGCTGCCGTTGACGGCCTTCGTCGCGCTCACCCTGATCGATCCCCACCTGCCGGACGACTACGCCGAGCGGCTACGGCACTTCCCCGAGATCGAGTCCTGCTGGTCGGTGGCGGGCGAGGACTCCTACATCCTCAAGGTCCGCTCCTCGACACCGGCCGAGCTGGAGGCCCTGCTGACCCGCGTGCGGCAGACCGCGCACGTCACCACCCGGACCACCATCGTGCTCTCGACCTATTACGAGAACCGCCCGGTCGGGCACGCCGAGATCGCACACCAGACCAGCGCCCGGGCCGCCACGCTGGCGGCCGAGCTGGCCGCCGCCCAGGCGGCGACGTTGGCAGCGCAGGCGGACGCCGAGGACACCCCCGCCTGA
- a CDS encoding 5'-3' exonuclease translates to MLLDSASMYFRAFFGVPEIRASDGTPVNAVRGFLDFIARLLEQYRPTDLVCCWDEDWRPQWRVDLIPSYKAHRVVAENPGGPDVEEVPDPLEVQVPIITEVLAALGLAVRGAAGYEADDIIGTLATDAQMPVDVVTGDRDLFQLVDDAAGVRVLYIARGVGNHERVDEAWVRDKYGVGAAQYADFATLRGDTSDGLPGVKGVGEKSAASLLASYGDLAGIRAAARDRAAPLTPGLRTKILAAEDYLEVAPKVVAVARDVDLDRTGFGLPRTPVDAERITELAERYNLSSPLARVVDALTSLAR, encoded by the coding sequence ATGCTGCTCGACTCCGCCTCGATGTACTTCCGCGCCTTCTTCGGCGTGCCGGAGATCAGGGCCTCGGACGGGACGCCTGTCAACGCCGTGCGCGGGTTCCTGGACTTCATCGCGCGGCTCCTCGAGCAGTACCGGCCGACCGATCTGGTCTGCTGCTGGGACGAGGACTGGCGGCCGCAATGGCGGGTCGACCTGATCCCGTCGTACAAGGCGCATCGGGTCGTCGCCGAGAACCCTGGAGGACCGGACGTCGAGGAGGTGCCGGATCCGCTGGAGGTGCAGGTGCCGATCATCACCGAGGTGCTCGCCGCACTCGGGCTGGCGGTGCGCGGAGCCGCAGGCTACGAGGCGGACGACATCATCGGCACCCTTGCCACCGACGCCCAGATGCCGGTAGACGTGGTCACCGGCGATCGCGACCTGTTCCAGCTCGTCGACGACGCGGCAGGGGTGCGGGTGCTCTACATCGCCCGCGGCGTGGGCAACCACGAGCGTGTCGACGAGGCCTGGGTACGCGACAAGTACGGCGTCGGCGCCGCGCAGTACGCCGACTTCGCCACCCTGCGCGGTGACACCTCCGACGGCCTGCCCGGCGTCAAGGGCGTCGGCGAGAAGAGCGCCGCGAGCCTGCTGGCGTCGTACGGCGACCTCGCGGGCATCCGCGCTGCAGCACGCGACCGCGCCGCGCCGCTGACACCGGGCCTGCGGACGAAGATCCTGGCGGCCGAGGACTATCTCGAGGTCGCGCCGAAGGTCGTGGCCGTGGCGCGCGACGTCGACCTCGACCGGACCGGCTTCGGCCTCCCCCGCACGCCCGTCGACGCCGAGCGCATCACCGAGCTCGCCGAGCGCTACAACCTGTCCTCGCCCCTGGCCCGGGTCGTCGACGCACTGACCTCGCTCGCGCGCTGA
- a CDS encoding DEAD/DEAH box helicase, producing the protein MGPAEKYAAFKRSQQHPVFKDFADLYDFPLDDFQRRACHEIEEGRGVLVAAPTGSGKTIIGEFAIHLALATGRKAFYTTPIKALSNQKYHDLVRRYGADQVGLLTGDNVVNGEAPIVVMTTEVLRNMLYAGSSTLAGLGFVVMDEVHYLADRSRGAVWEEVIIHLPESVTVVSLSATVSNAEEFGEWLTTVRGETTTIIEEKRPVPLYQHVMVGRRIMDLFASSDVDAAAGFVKEGAPVNGELMKIARDDWASSRLKDRRSARGRGQGQGQGGRRDVGNGRRVWIASRAEVVTALERARMLPAIVFVFSRVGCDAAVTQCLAANLRLTTPEERDAIFEYVEEACADLPDEDRHVLGYHDWLDGLTRGVAAHHAGMLPAFKQVVEELFLRGLVKVVFATETLALGINMPARTVVIEKLSKWNGETHADLSPGEYTQLVGRAGRRGLDVEGHGLVLWQPGMNPRELAGLASTRTYPLRSSFRPSYNMAVNLVHQFGRARSRELLEQSFAQFQADKAVVGLARQLRKAEDALEGYREAAACDRGDFMEYATLRHRISQVEKDASRERRADRREEIVESLGKLKPGDVIDVPTGKFAGFAVVIDPGFDAESPRPYVVTLDRQARRLAMIDFNVPIVAQTRMRIPKSFNGRNPQMRRDLSSALREKTRDLKPVQAPARRTGGSRSAVDAEVAALREQVRRHPCHDCPDREDHARWAERWFKLDRDAATLRRRVENRTNTVARQFDRVCDVLSALGYLEGETVTDRGRRLMRLYSEMDLVAAESLRAGLWDDLSPAELAAALSVLVYEARRSDDAPAPRLPGGRVADVVAQMVRVWADLDALEREHHLDYLRQPDLGFAWAAYRWAEGDDLDDVLTVVDLAAGDFVRWMKQLVDLAGQVADAAGGTPLRKTAREVVDLLKRGVVAYSSVVE; encoded by the coding sequence ATGGGCCCCGCCGAGAAGTACGCCGCGTTCAAGCGCTCCCAGCAACACCCGGTCTTCAAGGACTTCGCGGACCTCTACGACTTCCCGCTCGACGACTTCCAGCGGCGGGCCTGTCACGAGATCGAGGAGGGCCGCGGCGTCCTGGTCGCCGCCCCCACCGGCTCGGGCAAGACGATCATCGGCGAGTTCGCGATCCACCTCGCGTTGGCGACCGGTCGCAAGGCGTTCTACACCACCCCGATCAAGGCCCTGTCGAACCAGAAGTACCACGACCTGGTCCGGCGCTACGGCGCCGACCAGGTCGGCCTGCTGACGGGCGACAACGTGGTCAACGGCGAGGCGCCGATCGTGGTGATGACCACCGAGGTCCTGCGCAACATGCTCTACGCCGGCTCCTCGACGCTGGCGGGGCTCGGCTTCGTCGTCATGGACGAGGTGCACTATCTCGCCGACCGGTCCCGCGGCGCTGTCTGGGAGGAGGTCATCATCCACCTGCCCGAGTCGGTCACCGTCGTCTCGTTGAGCGCCACCGTCTCCAACGCCGAGGAGTTCGGCGAGTGGCTCACCACCGTGCGCGGCGAGACGACCACGATCATCGAGGAGAAGCGGCCGGTCCCGCTCTACCAGCACGTGATGGTCGGCCGCCGGATCATGGACCTGTTCGCCTCCTCCGACGTCGATGCCGCCGCCGGCTTCGTCAAGGAGGGTGCCCCGGTCAACGGGGAGCTGATGAAGATCGCGCGGGACGACTGGGCCTCCTCGCGGCTCAAGGACCGGCGGTCCGCCAGGGGCCGCGGTCAGGGTCAGGGACAGGGCGGTCGCCGCGACGTCGGCAACGGTCGCCGGGTGTGGATCGCCTCGCGCGCCGAGGTGGTCACCGCTCTGGAGCGGGCCCGGATGCTGCCGGCCATCGTCTTCGTCTTCAGTCGCGTCGGCTGCGATGCAGCCGTCACCCAGTGCCTGGCGGCGAACCTGCGCTTGACCACCCCGGAGGAGCGCGACGCGATCTTCGAGTACGTCGAGGAGGCCTGCGCGGACCTGCCCGACGAGGACCGGCACGTGCTGGGCTACCACGACTGGCTCGACGGGCTGACCCGCGGCGTCGCGGCGCACCACGCGGGCATGTTGCCGGCATTCAAGCAGGTCGTGGAGGAGCTCTTCCTGCGTGGTCTGGTCAAGGTCGTCTTCGCCACCGAGACACTCGCCCTGGGCATCAACATGCCGGCGCGCACGGTCGTCATCGAGAAGCTCTCGAAGTGGAACGGTGAGACCCACGCGGACCTGTCCCCGGGGGAGTACACCCAGCTCGTCGGGCGGGCCGGCCGGCGCGGCCTCGACGTCGAGGGGCACGGACTGGTGCTGTGGCAGCCCGGCATGAACCCCCGCGAGCTCGCCGGTCTGGCCTCCACGCGCACCTACCCGCTGCGCTCCAGCTTCCGGCCGTCCTACAACATGGCCGTCAACCTGGTCCACCAGTTCGGCCGGGCCCGTTCGCGCGAGCTGCTGGAGCAGTCGTTCGCGCAGTTCCAGGCGGACAAGGCCGTCGTGGGGCTGGCCCGCCAGCTGCGCAAGGCCGAGGACGCGCTCGAGGGCTATCGCGAGGCGGCGGCGTGCGACCGCGGCGACTTCATGGAGTACGCCACGCTGCGGCACCGGATCAGCCAGGTGGAGAAGGACGCGAGCCGGGAGCGGCGCGCCGATCGCCGCGAGGAGATCGTGGAGTCCCTCGGCAAGCTCAAGCCGGGTGACGTCATCGACGTACCGACGGGGAAGTTCGCCGGCTTCGCGGTCGTGATCGACCCGGGCTTCGACGCCGAGAGCCCGCGTCCCTACGTGGTCACGCTCGATCGCCAGGCCCGCCGCCTGGCGATGATCGACTTCAACGTGCCGATCGTCGCCCAGACGCGGATGCGGATCCCGAAGTCGTTCAACGGTCGCAACCCGCAGATGCGCCGCGACCTGTCCAGCGCCCTGCGGGAGAAGACCCGCGACCTCAAGCCGGTCCAGGCGCCCGCCCGGCGTACCGGCGGGTCGCGCTCGGCGGTGGACGCCGAGGTCGCCGCACTCCGCGAGCAGGTACGGCGCCATCCCTGCCACGACTGCCCCGATCGCGAGGACCACGCCCGCTGGGCGGAACGGTGGTTCAAGCTCGACCGGGACGCAGCGACGCTGCGACGTCGGGTGGAGAACCGCACCAACACGGTGGCCCGCCAGTTCGACCGGGTCTGCGACGTCCTCTCAGCGCTCGGCTACCTCGAGGGCGAGACGGTCACCGATCGCGGCCGGCGGCTGATGCGGCTCTACTCGGAGATGGATCTCGTGGCGGCCGAGTCGCTGCGCGCGGGCCTGTGGGACGACCTCAGCCCCGCCGAGCTCGCCGCGGCGCTGTCGGTCCTCGTCTATGAGGCGCGTCGGTCCGACGACGCCCCCGCGCCGCGGCTCCCGGGTGGCCGGGTCGCCGACGTGGTCGCGCAGATGGTGCGGGTGTGGGCCGACCTGGACGCGCTCGAGCGCGAGCACCACCTCGACTACCTGCGCCAGCCCGACCTCGGCTTCGCCTGGGCGGCCTACCGGTGGGCCGAGGGCGACGACCTCGACGACGTCCTCACCGTCGTCGACCTCGCCGCGGGCGACTTCGTCCGCTGGATGAAGCAGCTGGTCGACCTGGCCGGCCAGGTCGCCGACGCGGCGGGCGGCACGCCGCTGCGCAAGACCGCCCGTGAGGTGGTCGACCTGCTCAAGCGCGGCGTGGTGGCGTACTCGTCCGTGGTCGAGTAG
- a CDS encoding diacylglycerol/lipid kinase family protein — translation MTRRIAFLSNPRSGVGDGHQGRDLVIRHLRAGGAEVTDVVGHDAAESLALVRRAVGDGVDTVVVSGGDGLIHLAVQALAGSGTALGIVPAGTGNDAARAFGLPLDDPMAAAAVVVRNRRRGVDLARSGDSWYLTVLATGFDALVAKRGGELRWPRNNLRYTVAVARELPRFRPLRYTLSLDGRERTLDAMFVSVANTDYFGGGMRIGAGAACDDGLLDVVIVKPMSRLSLVRFFPTVNTGQHVHNPAYERIRARSVTIAITPPVTSYADGERFGEVPLTVECIPGALQVLT, via the coding sequence GTGACCCGCCGGATCGCGTTCCTGTCCAACCCGCGCTCGGGCGTCGGCGACGGCCACCAGGGCCGCGACCTCGTCATCCGGCACCTGCGTGCCGGTGGCGCCGAGGTGACCGACGTCGTCGGTCATGACGCGGCCGAGTCGCTAGCGCTGGTCAGGCGTGCCGTCGGCGACGGCGTGGACACGGTCGTGGTCAGCGGGGGCGACGGGCTGATCCACCTCGCCGTCCAGGCCCTTGCGGGATCGGGGACCGCCCTCGGCATCGTGCCGGCCGGCACCGGCAACGACGCAGCCCGGGCGTTCGGCCTCCCGCTGGACGATCCGATGGCGGCCGCAGCCGTGGTCGTCCGCAACCGGCGACGCGGCGTCGACCTCGCCCGCTCCGGCGACAGCTGGTACCTGACGGTGCTGGCCACCGGCTTCGACGCACTGGTCGCCAAGCGTGGGGGAGAGCTGCGCTGGCCGCGCAACAACCTGCGCTACACCGTGGCGGTGGCCCGGGAGCTGCCGCGCTTCCGGCCGCTGCGCTACACGCTCTCGCTCGACGGCCGAGAGCGCACCCTGGACGCCATGTTCGTCTCGGTCGCCAACACGGACTACTTCGGTGGCGGCATGCGTATCGGCGCCGGCGCCGCTTGCGACGACGGACTGCTGGACGTGGTGATCGTCAAGCCGATGTCGCGGCTCTCGCTCGTCCGGTTCTTCCCGACGGTCAACACCGGGCAGCACGTGCACAACCCGGCCTACGAGCGGATCCGGGCCAGGTCGGTGACCATCGCCATCACCCCGCCCGTCACGTCGTACGCCGACGGGGAGCGCTTCGGCGAGGTGCCGCTCACCGTCGAATGCATCCCCGGCGCGCTCCAGGTGCTGACGTAG
- the tatC gene encoding twin-arginine translocase subunit TatC, which produces MSLSGVVGLLSGRPVHPVGVDGKMALSDHLRELRARILKVALILAIGFGVALIFYNRLFDLVYNPYLDAQRALGGHRTQGVTEGVGAGFLLYFKLSGLASLIGTSPFWLYQIWAFILPALLPREKRWTAIFVAIAGPLFIVGVLIGYLTLPKGVQILISFNHQGVLNLVEFNDYLSFFIHTLLMFGVAFEIPVFVVMLNKAGVLPARVLRATRPWIILGIFVFAAAATPSTDPFTMCMMAIPMCVLYGISEVIARVSDRRKAASRPYADLDPDSPSPLP; this is translated from the coding sequence TTGTCCCTGTCGGGCGTCGTCGGCCTGCTCAGCGGCCGACCCGTTCATCCCGTCGGCGTCGACGGGAAGATGGCACTCTCCGATCACCTGAGGGAACTGCGCGCCCGCATCCTGAAGGTCGCCCTCATCCTGGCGATCGGCTTCGGCGTCGCGCTGATCTTCTACAACCGGCTCTTCGACCTGGTCTACAACCCCTACCTCGATGCCCAGAGGGCACTCGGGGGCCACCGCACCCAGGGCGTCACGGAAGGCGTCGGTGCGGGGTTCCTGCTCTACTTCAAGCTGTCCGGGCTCGCTTCCCTCATCGGCACCTCGCCGTTCTGGCTCTACCAGATCTGGGCGTTCATCCTGCCGGCGCTGCTCCCTCGTGAGAAGCGGTGGACGGCGATCTTCGTCGCCATCGCCGGCCCGCTGTTCATCGTCGGCGTGCTGATCGGCTATCTCACGCTGCCCAAGGGCGTGCAGATCCTGATCAGCTTCAACCATCAGGGTGTGCTGAACCTGGTGGAGTTCAACGACTACCTCTCGTTCTTCATCCACACGTTGCTGATGTTCGGAGTGGCGTTCGAGATCCCCGTCTTCGTCGTGATGCTGAACAAGGCGGGGGTGCTCCCGGCGCGCGTGCTCCGAGCCACGCGTCCGTGGATCATCCTCGGCATCTTCGTCTTCGCCGCGGCAGCGACGCCGTCGACCGACCCGTTCACCATGTGCATGATGGCGATCCCGATGTGCGTCCTCTACGGCATCTCCGAGGTCATCGCCCGGGTCAGCGATAGGCGCAAGGCCGCGAGCAGGCCGTACGCCGACCTCGATCCGGACAGCCCGTCGCCCCTTCCATAG